The Etheostoma spectabile isolate EspeVRDwgs_2016 chromosome 1, UIUC_Espe_1.0, whole genome shotgun sequence genome has a segment encoding these proteins:
- the ccpg1 gene encoding cell cycle progression protein 1 isoform X3, producing MSETSSDAESSCGWTIISNEGSDIETLGLEAAVEYGAEPLVRPSLEEAELREKQASTSNAQCVEKKVAEFLDETLEQQTIDETLCDSEAEDTAGKQHVTILSSSDHSDIVTLGDLKEDEQADAIEEVATNKEFYLGTSCSSQYAFTATEAGLMLSHWKLPQSLVNLGYHLRSQLTGGRSFPVFPVQQPTLTNSSSSEDEGSRSASTVVRRRRLRKNTTSIVTEPEEGEELLEYGRSEEEGEEEEVKKQTLQQEEEAEIRSLDERMQGRARRILNSCIFIALVVAISMGFGHFYAGPRQQLQPQYRCYHDDLWKFDVVRDLIQQHVREQSFTNQVQRGDDDLDDLDEQTVILLLTEVIEKIKTENQEVNTKQAQIQAQRDNLEMLLKQKAEERNNIVSQQQSLTAENQQLKTSLEREEKSLSTLQEELRNLRSKIRDLEAMGAGADSLLFENQRLKDQLEEEKQLIQSFHVQRGDMMAEAQTLRKKLEKERAIIGELRRELNVLRSHIPRAGKEAGSEPEELQSRLMELEERLSFEQQRSDLWERLYVETKEDRVKGDKESKVKRTKEGMAGKVRETFDAVKNSTKEFVHHHKEQIKKAKEAVKENLRKFSDSVKLTFRHFKNSASTVLNKARGFYDERRDEKNTEESWQHRSHKPPHRHQHKYDSSQNNHNTRKSGDKVHQDRAQNAHKANLNGCYGVFDCAYQESMSLFNKAMDPIRADEFYQLLQSYLQQEVDHFHHWKELEMFVNNFFHNGVFIHEQMLFTDFVSGVENYLTGMHEYHGLDDDVFRDLDDFVYRHFFGEAYRKSYGPNGPFERPDTDWKEPKAKHQQRKQQRARSRPHGERKWSRSGRNADRHMADVKIELGPMPFDPKY from the exons ggcTCAGATATTGAGACGTTGGGATTGGAGGCTGCAGTGGAATATGGAGCCGAGCCGTTAGTGCGCCCTTCTTTGGAGGAAGCAGAATTGCGGGAAAAACAGGCTTCAACATCTAATG CTCAGTGTGTTGAAAAGAAGGTTGCTGAGTTCCTTGATGAAACTCTGGAACAACAAACCATAGATGAGACATTGTGTGATTCAGAG GCCGAAGACACTGCAGGGAAACAGCATGTGACTATTTTGTCCTCCAGCGATCACTCAGACATTGTGACTCTAGGAGACTTAAAGGAAGACGAGCAAGCTGATGCAATAGAAGAGGTGGCAACAAACAAGGAGTTTTACCTTGGAACGTCCTGCAGCAGCCAGTACGCTTTTACTGCTACAGAAGCTG GTTTGATGTTGAGTCACTGGAAACTTCCACAGAGTCTTGTGAACTTAGGCTACCATCTGAGAAGTCAGCTCACTGGAGGTCGCTCTTTTCCAG TTTTCCCAGTGCAGCAGCCTACATTGACAAACTCAAGCAGCAGTGAGGATGAGGGAAGTCGAAGCGCCAGCACTGTTGTCCGAAGACGAAGGTTGAGGAAGAATACCACGAGCATTGTCACAGAGcctgaggagggggaggagttGCTGGAGTATGGCCGGAgtgaggaagagggggaggaggaggaggtcaaAAAACAGACGttgcagcaggaggaggaagcaGAAATTAGAAGTCTGGATGAGCGAATGCAAGGCCGGGCCAGGAGGATCCTCAACAGCTGTATCTTCATCGCCCTCGTCGTAGCCATCAGTATGGGCTTCGGACACTTCTATG caggaccacggcagcagctgcaacCACAATACAGGTGCTACCATGACGATCTATGGAAATTTGATGTTGTGAGGGATCTGATTCAACAACATGTTAGAGAGCAATCTTTTACGAACCAG GTCCAAAGGGGTGATGATGACCTAGATGACCTGGATGAGCAAACAGTTATTTTGCTGCTCACAGAAGTAATTGAGAAGATAAAGACAGAGAACCAGGAGGTCAACACCAAACAAGCGCAGATTCAG GCCCAGAGAGATAACCTGGAAATGTTGCTGAAACAGAAGGCTGAGGAGAGGAATAACATTGTGTCTCAGCAGCAGAGTTTGACAGCTGAGAACCAGCAGCTGAAAACCTCCCTAGAACGTGAAGAAAAGTCCCTCTCCACCTTACAGGAGGAGCTGAGAAACCTGCGCTCTAAGATTAGAGATCTGGAGGCGATGGGAGCTGGTGCTGACTCCCTGCTGTTTGAAAACCAGAGGCTGAAAgaccagctggaggaggagaaacagctgatccaAAGCTTCCACGTCCAAAGGGGAGACATGATGGCTGAAGCGCAGACACTGAGGAAGAAGCTCGAGAAGGAGAGAGCGATTATAGGTGAGCTGAGGAGAGAGTTAAATGTGCTGAGAAGTCACATCCCTAGAGCTGGGAAAGAAGCAGGTTCCGAACCAGAAGAGCTCCAGTCACGTCTGATGGAACTGGAGGAGAGACTGAGCTTCGAGCAGCAACGCTCGGACTTGTGGGAGAGGCTGTACGTGGAAACCAAAGAAGACAGAGTTAAAGGAGACAAAGAGTCCAAAgtgaaaagaacaaaagaggGCATGGCAGGGAAAGTGAGAGAGACATTTGATGCTGTGAAGAACTCCACCAAGGAGTTTGTTCATCACCACAAAGAGCAGATAAAGAAAGCAAAGGAAGCCGTGAAGGAGAACCTGAGGAAGTTTTCAGATTCTGTCAAATTAACTTTCCGCCACTTCAAGAATTCTGCTTCGACCGTCCTCAACAAAGCCAGAGGCTTTTATGATGAAAGACGGGATGAGAAGAACACAGAGGAGTCGTGGCAGCACAGATCCCACAAGCCTCCTCACAGACACCAGCACAAATATGACTCCTCCCAGAACAACCACAACACTCGAAAATCAGGAGATAAAGTTCACCAAGATCGAGCTCAAAATGCACACAAGGCCAACTTGAATGGATGCTACGGTGTTTTCGACTGTGCCTACCAGGAGTCCATGAGTCTCTTCAACAAAGCCATGGACCCAATCAGAGCAGACGAATTTTACCAGCTGCTGCAGAGCTACCTACAGCAAGAAGTCGACCACTTCCACCACTGGAAAGAGCTGGAGATGTTTGTCAACAACTTCTTCCACAACGGCGTGTTCATCCACGAGCAGATGCTCTTCACAGACTTTGTCAGTGGCGTGGAAAACTATCTGACTGGCATGCACGAGTATCACGGCCTTGATGACGACGTGTTCAGAGATCTTGATGACTTTGTCTACCGGCACTTCTTCGGAGAGGCTTACAGAAAAAGCTATGGCCCAAA TGGGCCATTTGAAAGACCCGACACAGACTGGAAGGAGCCGAAAGCGAAGCATCAACAGCGAAAGCAGCAGAGAGCCAGGTCTCGACCACACGGGGAACGCAAGTGGAGCCGATCAGGAAGAAATGCAGACAGGCACATGGCTGATGTCAAAATAGAACTGGGCCCGATGCCTTTTGATCCCAAATACTGA
- the ccpg1 gene encoding cell cycle progression protein 1 isoform X2: MSETSSDAESSCGWTIISNEGSDIETLGLEAAVEYGAEPLVRPSLEEAELREKQASTSNAQCVEKKVAEFLDETLEQQTIDETLCDSEAEDTAGKQHVTILSSSDHSDIVTLGDLKEDEQADAIEEVATNKEFYLGTSCSSQYAFTATEAAGLMLSHWKLPQSLVNLGYHLRSQLTGGRSFPVFPVQQPTLTNSSSSEDEGSRSASTVVRRRRLRKNTTSIVTEPEEGEELLEYGRSEEEGEEEEVKKQTLQQEEEAEIRSLDERMQGRARRILNSCIFIALVVAISMGFGHFYGPRQQLQPQYRCYHDDLWKFDVVRDLIQQHVREQSFTNQVQRGDDDLDDLDEQTVILLLTEVIEKIKTENQEVNTKQAQIQAQRDNLEMLLKQKAEERNNIVSQQQSLTAENQQLKTSLEREEKSLSTLQEELRNLRSKIRDLEAMGAGADSLLFENQRLKDQLEEEKQLIQSFHVQRGDMMAEAQTLRKKLEKERAIIGELRRELNVLRSHIPRAGKEAGSEPEELQSRLMELEERLSFEQQRSDLWERLYVETKEDRVKGDKESKVKRTKEGMAGKVRETFDAVKNSTKEFVHHHKEQIKKAKEAVKENLRKFSDSVKLTFRHFKNSASTVLNKARGFYDERRDEKNTEESWQHRSHKPPHRHQHKYDSSQNNHNTRKSGDKVHQDRAQNAHKANLNGCYGVFDCAYQESMSLFNKAMDPIRADEFYQLLQSYLQQEVDHFHHWKELEMFVNNFFHNGVFIHEQMLFTDFVSGVENYLTGMHEYHGLDDDVFRDLDDFVYRHFFGEAYRKSYGPNGPFERPDTDWKEPKAKHQQRKQQRARSRPHGERKWSRSGRNADRHMADVKIELGPMPFDPKY; encoded by the exons ggcTCAGATATTGAGACGTTGGGATTGGAGGCTGCAGTGGAATATGGAGCCGAGCCGTTAGTGCGCCCTTCTTTGGAGGAAGCAGAATTGCGGGAAAAACAGGCTTCAACATCTAATG CTCAGTGTGTTGAAAAGAAGGTTGCTGAGTTCCTTGATGAAACTCTGGAACAACAAACCATAGATGAGACATTGTGTGATTCAGAG GCCGAAGACACTGCAGGGAAACAGCATGTGACTATTTTGTCCTCCAGCGATCACTCAGACATTGTGACTCTAGGAGACTTAAAGGAAGACGAGCAAGCTGATGCAATAGAAGAGGTGGCAACAAACAAGGAGTTTTACCTTGGAACGTCCTGCAGCAGCCAGTACGCTTTTACTGCTACAGAAGCTG CAGGTTTGATGTTGAGTCACTGGAAACTTCCACAGAGTCTTGTGAACTTAGGCTACCATCTGAGAAGTCAGCTCACTGGAGGTCGCTCTTTTCCAG TTTTCCCAGTGCAGCAGCCTACATTGACAAACTCAAGCAGCAGTGAGGATGAGGGAAGTCGAAGCGCCAGCACTGTTGTCCGAAGACGAAGGTTGAGGAAGAATACCACGAGCATTGTCACAGAGcctgaggagggggaggagttGCTGGAGTATGGCCGGAgtgaggaagagggggaggaggaggaggtcaaAAAACAGACGttgcagcaggaggaggaagcaGAAATTAGAAGTCTGGATGAGCGAATGCAAGGCCGGGCCAGGAGGATCCTCAACAGCTGTATCTTCATCGCCCTCGTCGTAGCCATCAGTATGGGCTTCGGACACTTCTATG gaccacggcagcagctgcaacCACAATACAGGTGCTACCATGACGATCTATGGAAATTTGATGTTGTGAGGGATCTGATTCAACAACATGTTAGAGAGCAATCTTTTACGAACCAG GTCCAAAGGGGTGATGATGACCTAGATGACCTGGATGAGCAAACAGTTATTTTGCTGCTCACAGAAGTAATTGAGAAGATAAAGACAGAGAACCAGGAGGTCAACACCAAACAAGCGCAGATTCAG GCCCAGAGAGATAACCTGGAAATGTTGCTGAAACAGAAGGCTGAGGAGAGGAATAACATTGTGTCTCAGCAGCAGAGTTTGACAGCTGAGAACCAGCAGCTGAAAACCTCCCTAGAACGTGAAGAAAAGTCCCTCTCCACCTTACAGGAGGAGCTGAGAAACCTGCGCTCTAAGATTAGAGATCTGGAGGCGATGGGAGCTGGTGCTGACTCCCTGCTGTTTGAAAACCAGAGGCTGAAAgaccagctggaggaggagaaacagctgatccaAAGCTTCCACGTCCAAAGGGGAGACATGATGGCTGAAGCGCAGACACTGAGGAAGAAGCTCGAGAAGGAGAGAGCGATTATAGGTGAGCTGAGGAGAGAGTTAAATGTGCTGAGAAGTCACATCCCTAGAGCTGGGAAAGAAGCAGGTTCCGAACCAGAAGAGCTCCAGTCACGTCTGATGGAACTGGAGGAGAGACTGAGCTTCGAGCAGCAACGCTCGGACTTGTGGGAGAGGCTGTACGTGGAAACCAAAGAAGACAGAGTTAAAGGAGACAAAGAGTCCAAAgtgaaaagaacaaaagaggGCATGGCAGGGAAAGTGAGAGAGACATTTGATGCTGTGAAGAACTCCACCAAGGAGTTTGTTCATCACCACAAAGAGCAGATAAAGAAAGCAAAGGAAGCCGTGAAGGAGAACCTGAGGAAGTTTTCAGATTCTGTCAAATTAACTTTCCGCCACTTCAAGAATTCTGCTTCGACCGTCCTCAACAAAGCCAGAGGCTTTTATGATGAAAGACGGGATGAGAAGAACACAGAGGAGTCGTGGCAGCACAGATCCCACAAGCCTCCTCACAGACACCAGCACAAATATGACTCCTCCCAGAACAACCACAACACTCGAAAATCAGGAGATAAAGTTCACCAAGATCGAGCTCAAAATGCACACAAGGCCAACTTGAATGGATGCTACGGTGTTTTCGACTGTGCCTACCAGGAGTCCATGAGTCTCTTCAACAAAGCCATGGACCCAATCAGAGCAGACGAATTTTACCAGCTGCTGCAGAGCTACCTACAGCAAGAAGTCGACCACTTCCACCACTGGAAAGAGCTGGAGATGTTTGTCAACAACTTCTTCCACAACGGCGTGTTCATCCACGAGCAGATGCTCTTCACAGACTTTGTCAGTGGCGTGGAAAACTATCTGACTGGCATGCACGAGTATCACGGCCTTGATGACGACGTGTTCAGAGATCTTGATGACTTTGTCTACCGGCACTTCTTCGGAGAGGCTTACAGAAAAAGCTATGGCCCAAA TGGGCCATTTGAAAGACCCGACACAGACTGGAAGGAGCCGAAAGCGAAGCATCAACAGCGAAAGCAGCAGAGAGCCAGGTCTCGACCACACGGGGAACGCAAGTGGAGCCGATCAGGAAGAAATGCAGACAGGCACATGGCTGATGTCAAAATAGAACTGGGCCCGATGCCTTTTGATCCCAAATACTGA
- the ccpg1 gene encoding cell cycle progression protein 1 isoform X1, producing MSETSSDAESSCGWTIISNEGSDIETLGLEAAVEYGAEPLVRPSLEEAELREKQASTSNAQCVEKKVAEFLDETLEQQTIDETLCDSEAEDTAGKQHVTILSSSDHSDIVTLGDLKEDEQADAIEEVATNKEFYLGTSCSSQYAFTATEAAGLMLSHWKLPQSLVNLGYHLRSQLTGGRSFPVFPVQQPTLTNSSSSEDEGSRSASTVVRRRRLRKNTTSIVTEPEEGEELLEYGRSEEEGEEEEVKKQTLQQEEEAEIRSLDERMQGRARRILNSCIFIALVVAISMGFGHFYAGPRQQLQPQYRCYHDDLWKFDVVRDLIQQHVREQSFTNQVQRGDDDLDDLDEQTVILLLTEVIEKIKTENQEVNTKQAQIQAQRDNLEMLLKQKAEERNNIVSQQQSLTAENQQLKTSLEREEKSLSTLQEELRNLRSKIRDLEAMGAGADSLLFENQRLKDQLEEEKQLIQSFHVQRGDMMAEAQTLRKKLEKERAIIGELRRELNVLRSHIPRAGKEAGSEPEELQSRLMELEERLSFEQQRSDLWERLYVETKEDRVKGDKESKVKRTKEGMAGKVRETFDAVKNSTKEFVHHHKEQIKKAKEAVKENLRKFSDSVKLTFRHFKNSASTVLNKARGFYDERRDEKNTEESWQHRSHKPPHRHQHKYDSSQNNHNTRKSGDKVHQDRAQNAHKANLNGCYGVFDCAYQESMSLFNKAMDPIRADEFYQLLQSYLQQEVDHFHHWKELEMFVNNFFHNGVFIHEQMLFTDFVSGVENYLTGMHEYHGLDDDVFRDLDDFVYRHFFGEAYRKSYGPNGPFERPDTDWKEPKAKHQQRKQQRARSRPHGERKWSRSGRNADRHMADVKIELGPMPFDPKY from the exons ggcTCAGATATTGAGACGTTGGGATTGGAGGCTGCAGTGGAATATGGAGCCGAGCCGTTAGTGCGCCCTTCTTTGGAGGAAGCAGAATTGCGGGAAAAACAGGCTTCAACATCTAATG CTCAGTGTGTTGAAAAGAAGGTTGCTGAGTTCCTTGATGAAACTCTGGAACAACAAACCATAGATGAGACATTGTGTGATTCAGAG GCCGAAGACACTGCAGGGAAACAGCATGTGACTATTTTGTCCTCCAGCGATCACTCAGACATTGTGACTCTAGGAGACTTAAAGGAAGACGAGCAAGCTGATGCAATAGAAGAGGTGGCAACAAACAAGGAGTTTTACCTTGGAACGTCCTGCAGCAGCCAGTACGCTTTTACTGCTACAGAAGCTG CAGGTTTGATGTTGAGTCACTGGAAACTTCCACAGAGTCTTGTGAACTTAGGCTACCATCTGAGAAGTCAGCTCACTGGAGGTCGCTCTTTTCCAG TTTTCCCAGTGCAGCAGCCTACATTGACAAACTCAAGCAGCAGTGAGGATGAGGGAAGTCGAAGCGCCAGCACTGTTGTCCGAAGACGAAGGTTGAGGAAGAATACCACGAGCATTGTCACAGAGcctgaggagggggaggagttGCTGGAGTATGGCCGGAgtgaggaagagggggaggaggaggaggtcaaAAAACAGACGttgcagcaggaggaggaagcaGAAATTAGAAGTCTGGATGAGCGAATGCAAGGCCGGGCCAGGAGGATCCTCAACAGCTGTATCTTCATCGCCCTCGTCGTAGCCATCAGTATGGGCTTCGGACACTTCTATG caggaccacggcagcagctgcaacCACAATACAGGTGCTACCATGACGATCTATGGAAATTTGATGTTGTGAGGGATCTGATTCAACAACATGTTAGAGAGCAATCTTTTACGAACCAG GTCCAAAGGGGTGATGATGACCTAGATGACCTGGATGAGCAAACAGTTATTTTGCTGCTCACAGAAGTAATTGAGAAGATAAAGACAGAGAACCAGGAGGTCAACACCAAACAAGCGCAGATTCAG GCCCAGAGAGATAACCTGGAAATGTTGCTGAAACAGAAGGCTGAGGAGAGGAATAACATTGTGTCTCAGCAGCAGAGTTTGACAGCTGAGAACCAGCAGCTGAAAACCTCCCTAGAACGTGAAGAAAAGTCCCTCTCCACCTTACAGGAGGAGCTGAGAAACCTGCGCTCTAAGATTAGAGATCTGGAGGCGATGGGAGCTGGTGCTGACTCCCTGCTGTTTGAAAACCAGAGGCTGAAAgaccagctggaggaggagaaacagctgatccaAAGCTTCCACGTCCAAAGGGGAGACATGATGGCTGAAGCGCAGACACTGAGGAAGAAGCTCGAGAAGGAGAGAGCGATTATAGGTGAGCTGAGGAGAGAGTTAAATGTGCTGAGAAGTCACATCCCTAGAGCTGGGAAAGAAGCAGGTTCCGAACCAGAAGAGCTCCAGTCACGTCTGATGGAACTGGAGGAGAGACTGAGCTTCGAGCAGCAACGCTCGGACTTGTGGGAGAGGCTGTACGTGGAAACCAAAGAAGACAGAGTTAAAGGAGACAAAGAGTCCAAAgtgaaaagaacaaaagaggGCATGGCAGGGAAAGTGAGAGAGACATTTGATGCTGTGAAGAACTCCACCAAGGAGTTTGTTCATCACCACAAAGAGCAGATAAAGAAAGCAAAGGAAGCCGTGAAGGAGAACCTGAGGAAGTTTTCAGATTCTGTCAAATTAACTTTCCGCCACTTCAAGAATTCTGCTTCGACCGTCCTCAACAAAGCCAGAGGCTTTTATGATGAAAGACGGGATGAGAAGAACACAGAGGAGTCGTGGCAGCACAGATCCCACAAGCCTCCTCACAGACACCAGCACAAATATGACTCCTCCCAGAACAACCACAACACTCGAAAATCAGGAGATAAAGTTCACCAAGATCGAGCTCAAAATGCACACAAGGCCAACTTGAATGGATGCTACGGTGTTTTCGACTGTGCCTACCAGGAGTCCATGAGTCTCTTCAACAAAGCCATGGACCCAATCAGAGCAGACGAATTTTACCAGCTGCTGCAGAGCTACCTACAGCAAGAAGTCGACCACTTCCACCACTGGAAAGAGCTGGAGATGTTTGTCAACAACTTCTTCCACAACGGCGTGTTCATCCACGAGCAGATGCTCTTCACAGACTTTGTCAGTGGCGTGGAAAACTATCTGACTGGCATGCACGAGTATCACGGCCTTGATGACGACGTGTTCAGAGATCTTGATGACTTTGTCTACCGGCACTTCTTCGGAGAGGCTTACAGAAAAAGCTATGGCCCAAA TGGGCCATTTGAAAGACCCGACACAGACTGGAAGGAGCCGAAAGCGAAGCATCAACAGCGAAAGCAGCAGAGAGCCAGGTCTCGACCACACGGGGAACGCAAGTGGAGCCGATCAGGAAGAAATGCAGACAGGCACATGGCTGATGTCAAAATAGAACTGGGCCCGATGCCTTTTGATCCCAAATACTGA
- the ccpg1 gene encoding cell cycle progression protein 1 isoform X4, translating into MSETSSDAESSCGWTIISNEGSDIETLGLEAAVEYGAEPLVRPSLEEAELREKQASTSNAQCVEKKVAEFLDETLEQQTIDETLCDSEAEDTAGKQHVTILSSSDHSDIVTLGDLKEDEQADAIEEVATNKEFYLGTSCSSQYAFTATEAVFPVQQPTLTNSSSSEDEGSRSASTVVRRRRLRKNTTSIVTEPEEGEELLEYGRSEEEGEEEEVKKQTLQQEEEAEIRSLDERMQGRARRILNSCIFIALVVAISMGFGHFYAGPRQQLQPQYRCYHDDLWKFDVVRDLIQQHVREQSFTNQVQRGDDDLDDLDEQTVILLLTEVIEKIKTENQEVNTKQAQIQAQRDNLEMLLKQKAEERNNIVSQQQSLTAENQQLKTSLEREEKSLSTLQEELRNLRSKIRDLEAMGAGADSLLFENQRLKDQLEEEKQLIQSFHVQRGDMMAEAQTLRKKLEKERAIIGELRRELNVLRSHIPRAGKEAGSEPEELQSRLMELEERLSFEQQRSDLWERLYVETKEDRVKGDKESKVKRTKEGMAGKVRETFDAVKNSTKEFVHHHKEQIKKAKEAVKENLRKFSDSVKLTFRHFKNSASTVLNKARGFYDERRDEKNTEESWQHRSHKPPHRHQHKYDSSQNNHNTRKSGDKVHQDRAQNAHKANLNGCYGVFDCAYQESMSLFNKAMDPIRADEFYQLLQSYLQQEVDHFHHWKELEMFVNNFFHNGVFIHEQMLFTDFVSGVENYLTGMHEYHGLDDDVFRDLDDFVYRHFFGEAYRKSYGPNGPFERPDTDWKEPKAKHQQRKQQRARSRPHGERKWSRSGRNADRHMADVKIELGPMPFDPKY; encoded by the exons ggcTCAGATATTGAGACGTTGGGATTGGAGGCTGCAGTGGAATATGGAGCCGAGCCGTTAGTGCGCCCTTCTTTGGAGGAAGCAGAATTGCGGGAAAAACAGGCTTCAACATCTAATG CTCAGTGTGTTGAAAAGAAGGTTGCTGAGTTCCTTGATGAAACTCTGGAACAACAAACCATAGATGAGACATTGTGTGATTCAGAG GCCGAAGACACTGCAGGGAAACAGCATGTGACTATTTTGTCCTCCAGCGATCACTCAGACATTGTGACTCTAGGAGACTTAAAGGAAGACGAGCAAGCTGATGCAATAGAAGAGGTGGCAACAAACAAGGAGTTTTACCTTGGAACGTCCTGCAGCAGCCAGTACGCTTTTACTGCTACAGAAGCTG TTTTCCCAGTGCAGCAGCCTACATTGACAAACTCAAGCAGCAGTGAGGATGAGGGAAGTCGAAGCGCCAGCACTGTTGTCCGAAGACGAAGGTTGAGGAAGAATACCACGAGCATTGTCACAGAGcctgaggagggggaggagttGCTGGAGTATGGCCGGAgtgaggaagagggggaggaggaggaggtcaaAAAACAGACGttgcagcaggaggaggaagcaGAAATTAGAAGTCTGGATGAGCGAATGCAAGGCCGGGCCAGGAGGATCCTCAACAGCTGTATCTTCATCGCCCTCGTCGTAGCCATCAGTATGGGCTTCGGACACTTCTATG caggaccacggcagcagctgcaacCACAATACAGGTGCTACCATGACGATCTATGGAAATTTGATGTTGTGAGGGATCTGATTCAACAACATGTTAGAGAGCAATCTTTTACGAACCAG GTCCAAAGGGGTGATGATGACCTAGATGACCTGGATGAGCAAACAGTTATTTTGCTGCTCACAGAAGTAATTGAGAAGATAAAGACAGAGAACCAGGAGGTCAACACCAAACAAGCGCAGATTCAG GCCCAGAGAGATAACCTGGAAATGTTGCTGAAACAGAAGGCTGAGGAGAGGAATAACATTGTGTCTCAGCAGCAGAGTTTGACAGCTGAGAACCAGCAGCTGAAAACCTCCCTAGAACGTGAAGAAAAGTCCCTCTCCACCTTACAGGAGGAGCTGAGAAACCTGCGCTCTAAGATTAGAGATCTGGAGGCGATGGGAGCTGGTGCTGACTCCCTGCTGTTTGAAAACCAGAGGCTGAAAgaccagctggaggaggagaaacagctgatccaAAGCTTCCACGTCCAAAGGGGAGACATGATGGCTGAAGCGCAGACACTGAGGAAGAAGCTCGAGAAGGAGAGAGCGATTATAGGTGAGCTGAGGAGAGAGTTAAATGTGCTGAGAAGTCACATCCCTAGAGCTGGGAAAGAAGCAGGTTCCGAACCAGAAGAGCTCCAGTCACGTCTGATGGAACTGGAGGAGAGACTGAGCTTCGAGCAGCAACGCTCGGACTTGTGGGAGAGGCTGTACGTGGAAACCAAAGAAGACAGAGTTAAAGGAGACAAAGAGTCCAAAgtgaaaagaacaaaagaggGCATGGCAGGGAAAGTGAGAGAGACATTTGATGCTGTGAAGAACTCCACCAAGGAGTTTGTTCATCACCACAAAGAGCAGATAAAGAAAGCAAAGGAAGCCGTGAAGGAGAACCTGAGGAAGTTTTCAGATTCTGTCAAATTAACTTTCCGCCACTTCAAGAATTCTGCTTCGACCGTCCTCAACAAAGCCAGAGGCTTTTATGATGAAAGACGGGATGAGAAGAACACAGAGGAGTCGTGGCAGCACAGATCCCACAAGCCTCCTCACAGACACCAGCACAAATATGACTCCTCCCAGAACAACCACAACACTCGAAAATCAGGAGATAAAGTTCACCAAGATCGAGCTCAAAATGCACACAAGGCCAACTTGAATGGATGCTACGGTGTTTTCGACTGTGCCTACCAGGAGTCCATGAGTCTCTTCAACAAAGCCATGGACCCAATCAGAGCAGACGAATTTTACCAGCTGCTGCAGAGCTACCTACAGCAAGAAGTCGACCACTTCCACCACTGGAAAGAGCTGGAGATGTTTGTCAACAACTTCTTCCACAACGGCGTGTTCATCCACGAGCAGATGCTCTTCACAGACTTTGTCAGTGGCGTGGAAAACTATCTGACTGGCATGCACGAGTATCACGGCCTTGATGACGACGTGTTCAGAGATCTTGATGACTTTGTCTACCGGCACTTCTTCGGAGAGGCTTACAGAAAAAGCTATGGCCCAAA TGGGCCATTTGAAAGACCCGACACAGACTGGAAGGAGCCGAAAGCGAAGCATCAACAGCGAAAGCAGCAGAGAGCCAGGTCTCGACCACACGGGGAACGCAAGTGGAGCCGATCAGGAAGAAATGCAGACAGGCACATGGCTGATGTCAAAATAGAACTGGGCCCGATGCCTTTTGATCCCAAATACTGA